A window of the Chthoniobacterales bacterium genome harbors these coding sequences:
- the hflX gene encoding GTPase HflX has translation MIVTAPPPKATEKTVLVGLEHDGVTKWDLEESLAELRELAATAGATVVDTVTQKLQHPTAPYYIGKGKAEEVAARCAEHGAGSIIFDDELSPAQGRNLENVTSKKILDRTQLILDIFARRARSREGRLQIELAQLQYLLPRLTRMWTHLSRQTGGIGTRGPGETQLEVDRRRVQERIARLQRELEEVRKHRAIQREGRARHQWPVVAIVGYTNAGKSSLLNRLTNAGVVAEDKLFATLDPTTRQFVLPNKLKVLFTDTVGFIRKLPHTVVESFKATLEELKSADLLVHVVDVSHPQWEEHIAATDAVIRELEADGKHTLVVFNKIDRVTNPEAVEAALARYPHSVAVSVKTGENLADFVDELQNQLSSWRMRQKFRIPQSDSAALAELHRAGHVVEIRYEGDDALVTAHIPPALETKFARYAG, from the coding sequence ATGATCGTCACTGCCCCCCCTCCCAAAGCCACGGAAAAAACCGTCCTTGTCGGGCTGGAGCACGATGGCGTGACCAAGTGGGATCTCGAGGAATCGCTGGCCGAGTTGCGCGAGCTGGCCGCCACTGCCGGGGCCACCGTGGTTGATACCGTCACGCAAAAACTCCAGCACCCCACCGCCCCCTATTACATCGGCAAAGGCAAAGCCGAGGAGGTCGCCGCCCGTTGCGCCGAGCACGGTGCGGGCTCCATCATTTTCGACGACGAATTGTCTCCCGCCCAGGGGCGCAATCTCGAGAATGTCACTTCGAAGAAAATTCTCGATCGCACCCAGCTCATCCTCGACATCTTCGCCCGTCGCGCGCGAAGCCGCGAGGGGCGCCTCCAGATCGAACTCGCGCAACTTCAATACCTCCTGCCGCGCCTCACCCGCATGTGGACGCACCTTTCCCGCCAGACCGGCGGCATCGGCACGCGTGGTCCGGGTGAAACCCAGCTCGAAGTGGACCGCCGCCGTGTGCAGGAGCGCATCGCGCGTCTGCAACGCGAGCTGGAAGAAGTGCGCAAACACCGTGCCATCCAGCGCGAAGGCCGTGCCCGTCATCAATGGCCGGTCGTCGCCATCGTCGGCTACACCAATGCCGGAAAATCGTCGCTCCTCAACCGTCTCACCAACGCCGGCGTCGTCGCCGAGGACAAACTCTTCGCCACGCTCGACCCGACCACACGCCAATTTGTCCTCCCCAACAAATTGAAGGTCCTCTTCACCGACACCGTCGGCTTTATCCGCAAGCTCCCCCACACGGTCGTCGAGTCGTTCAAGGCCACGCTCGAGGAATTGAAATCCGCCGACCTTCTCGTCCATGTGGTCGATGTGAGCCATCCGCAGTGGGAGGAACACATCGCCGCGACCGACGCCGTCATCCGCGAACTCGAGGCCGACGGCAAGCACACGCTCGTCGTTTTCAACAAGATCGACCGCGTCACAAATCCCGAGGCCGTCGAAGCCGCGCTGGCCCGCTACCCGCACAGCGTCGCCGTCTCGGTGAAGACCGGTGAAAATCTCGCTGACTTTGTCGATGAATTGCAAAACCAGCTTTCCTCATGGCGCATGCGCCAGAAGTTCCGCATCCCTCAGTCCGACAGTGCCGCGCTCGCCGAGTTGCATCGCGCGGGTCACGTGGTGGAAATCCGCTACGAAGGCGACGATGCCCTGGTCACGGCGCACATCCCGCCCGCGCTGGAGACGAAGTTCGCACGCTACGCGGGGTAG
- the miaA gene encoding tRNA (adenosine(37)-N6)-dimethylallyltransferase MiaA, whose product MNAGTALRRAVFVAGPTSVGKSEIALRLAQKHGGEIVCADAFQLYREFPVLSAQPAAQDKASVPHHLFGSVSCAEEMDAACYAALARVAVTDIAARGRIPFVVGGSGLYLQALIAGLPDLPAIDPAVRDGVRAMTLRQMLARLRELDPASLSVIDVHNPRRVARRLELCLQTGRPASEILVPPAIPEGLRGVVFTRDRGDLHARIAAAVDARLARGAIDEVRAAQSIAGGTARQILGWREINDYLGQKILLDECRELLTAATRRYAKRQLTWFRAKSTFPVENLSTVTPAALDRLALRLGLS is encoded by the coding sequence GTGAACGCAGGGACGGCTTTGCGACGCGCCGTGTTCGTCGCCGGCCCCACGTCGGTGGGAAAGTCGGAGATCGCGCTGCGTCTGGCGCAAAAACACGGGGGCGAAATCGTCTGCGCGGATGCCTTCCAGCTCTACCGTGAATTTCCCGTGCTGAGCGCGCAGCCCGCCGCACAAGACAAGGCGTCCGTCCCCCATCACTTGTTCGGATCCGTTTCCTGCGCGGAGGAGATGGACGCAGCGTGCTATGCCGCGCTGGCCCGCGTCGCGGTGACGGACATCGCCGCGCGCGGCCGCATTCCCTTCGTCGTCGGCGGGAGCGGACTTTACCTCCAGGCGCTCATCGCCGGCCTGCCGGACTTGCCCGCGATCGATCCCGCTGTCCGCGACGGGGTGAGAGCCATGACGTTGCGGCAAATGCTCGCGCGTTTGCGGGAACTGGATCCCGCCAGCCTGAGTGTCATAGACGTGCACAATCCCCGCCGCGTGGCGCGTCGCCTCGAGCTTTGTCTGCAAACCGGGCGCCCCGCGTCGGAAATTCTCGTCCCGCCCGCCATCCCAGAAGGTTTGCGCGGCGTCGTTTTCACGCGCGACCGCGGGGATCTGCACGCGCGCATCGCGGCCGCGGTGGACGCACGCCTCGCACGCGGGGCGATCGACGAGGTCCGCGCCGCGCAGTCGATCGCCGGCGGCACAGCACGGCAGATTCTCGGCTGGCGTGAAATCAACGATTACCTCGGGCAAAAAATATTGCTCGATGAATGCCGCGAACTTCTCACCGCCGCCACCCGCCGATATGCCAAAAGGCAGTTGACGTGGTTCCGGGCCAAGTCCACTTTTCCCGTAGAAAATCTTTCCACCGTGACGCCCGCCGCATTGGACCGCCTCGCCCTCCGCTTGGGCCTTTCATGA